A stretch of Pseudomonas taetrolens DNA encodes these proteins:
- the iscR gene encoding Fe-S cluster assembly transcriptional regulator IscR: protein MRLTTKGRYAVTAMLDLALHAQHGPVSLADISERQGISLSYLEQLFAKLRRSSLVSSVRGPGGGYQLSRDMQGIQVAQVIDAVNESVDATRCQGLGDCHAGDTCLTHHLWCDLSLQIHDFLSGISLADLVTRREVQEVAQRQDQRRCNGKAPHLDKIEASAVE, encoded by the coding sequence ATGAGACTGACTACAAAAGGCCGTTACGCCGTAACTGCAATGCTCGATTTGGCGTTGCACGCACAGCACGGGCCGGTGTCCCTGGCCGATATTTCCGAGCGCCAGGGCATCTCTCTATCCTACCTTGAGCAACTGTTTGCCAAGTTGCGCCGCAGCAGTCTGGTATCCAGTGTGCGTGGCCCCGGTGGCGGCTATCAGCTGTCGCGCGACATGCAAGGGATTCAGGTTGCCCAGGTCATCGATGCAGTGAACGAGTCCGTCGACGCCACGCGTTGCCAGGGCCTTGGCGATTGCCATGCCGGCGACACGTGCCTGACCCACCATTTGTGGTGCGACCTGAGCCTGCAGATCCACGATTTTCTCAGCGGTATCAGCTTGGCTGATCTTGTCACTCGCCGTGAGGTACAAGAAGTAGCCCAGCGTCAGGATCAGCGCCGCTGTAATGGCAAAGCGCCGCACCTGGATAAGATCGAAGCGTCCGCCGTCGAGTGA
- the ndk gene encoding nucleoside-diphosphate kinase, producing MAVQRTFSIIKPDAVAKNVIGKIVSRFEDAGLRVVASKMKQLSKAEAEGFYAEHSERGFFADLVAFMTSGPVVVQVLEGENAIVRNRELMGATNPKEAAAGTIRADFAESIDANAVHGSDSEAAAAREIAYFFAATEVTTR from the coding sequence ATGGCTGTTCAACGTACTTTCTCCATCATCAAGCCTGACGCCGTTGCTAAAAACGTTATCGGTAAGATCGTTTCCCGTTTCGAAGACGCCGGCCTGCGCGTTGTTGCTTCGAAAATGAAGCAACTGTCCAAAGCTGAAGCTGAAGGTTTCTACGCTGAGCACAGCGAACGTGGTTTCTTCGCTGACCTGGTTGCGTTCATGACTTCGGGCCCAGTTGTTGTTCAGGTTCTGGAAGGCGAAAACGCCATCGTTCGCAACCGCGAGCTGATGGGCGCTACCAACCCTAAAGAAGCTGCTGCCGGCACTATCCGTGCTGACTTCGCTGAATCCATCGATGCCAACGCTGTTCACGGTTCCGATTCGGAAGCAGCTGCTGCGCGCGAAATCGCTTACTTTTTCGCAGCTACTGAAGTAACCACTCGATAA
- the fdx gene encoding ISC system 2Fe-2S type ferredoxin, whose amino-acid sequence MPQIIFLPHAEHCPDGMVVEAETGKTLLEVAHENHIEIESACGGVCACTTCHCVIREGFDSLNEADELEEDYLDRAWGLEATSRLSCQTIVGTEDLTVEIPKYSLNHAAEAPH is encoded by the coding sequence ATGCCGCAGATCATTTTTCTGCCACACGCCGAGCATTGCCCGGACGGTATGGTTGTTGAGGCTGAGACCGGCAAGACCCTTCTCGAAGTTGCTCATGAGAACCACATTGAGATCGAGAGTGCCTGCGGCGGCGTGTGTGCCTGTACCACCTGTCACTGCGTGATTCGCGAAGGTTTTGATTCGCTGAACGAGGCTGACGAGCTGGAAGAGGACTACCTTGACAGGGCTTGGGGGCTGGAAGCGACTTCACGCCTGAGCTGCCAGACCATCGTCGGGACTGAAGACCTCACGGTCGAGATTCCGAAGTACTCTCTCAACCATGCCGCCGAAGCGCCGCACTGA
- the iscA gene encoding iron-sulfur cluster assembly protein IscA — translation MAISMTEAAARHIRRSLDGRGKGEGIRLGVRTTGCSGLAYVLEFVDEVGEEDQVFETHGEKVIIDPKSLTYLDGTELDFVKEGLNEGFKFNNPNVRGECGCGESFNI, via the coding sequence ATGGCTATCAGCATGACAGAAGCGGCGGCTCGGCATATTCGTCGCTCCCTTGACGGGCGCGGCAAAGGTGAGGGGATTCGTCTGGGTGTTCGCACCACGGGCTGTTCCGGCCTTGCCTATGTGCTGGAGTTTGTCGATGAAGTGGGCGAAGAAGACCAGGTGTTCGAAACCCATGGCGAAAAAGTGATCATTGATCCCAAAAGCCTGACTTACCTTGACGGTACCGAGCTCGATTTCGTCAAGGAAGGTCTGAACGAAGGCTTCAAGTTCAATAATCCCAACGTACGCGGCGAATGTGGCTGCGGCGAAAGCTTCAACATCTGA
- the trmJ gene encoding tRNA (cytosine(32)/uridine(32)-2'-O)-methyltransferase TrmJ produces MLPNIRVVLVNTSHPGNIGGAARAMKNMGLSRLVLVEPRLFPHHEADARASGAGDILENAQVVATLEDALVGCNLVLGTSARDRRIPWPLLDPRECGQKVVEEASQGAEIALVFGREDSGLTNDELQRCHFHVHIPSDPEFSSLNLGAAVQVLSYEIRMSWLAAQGQPSKVEKDEVASTKSGELATMDELERFYEHLEQTLVAIEFLDPEKPRHLMARLRRLYGRSAVSRAEMNILRGILTETQKAARGELLKRKD; encoded by the coding sequence TTGCTGCCTAATATTCGTGTCGTTCTGGTCAATACCAGTCATCCCGGGAACATCGGTGGGGCTGCGCGTGCCATGAAAAACATGGGGTTGTCGCGGCTGGTGCTGGTTGAGCCTCGGCTGTTTCCGCATCACGAAGCGGATGCGCGTGCGTCGGGAGCCGGTGACATTCTCGAAAATGCCCAGGTCGTTGCCACCCTGGAAGATGCGCTGGTGGGCTGCAATCTGGTGTTGGGCACCAGTGCCCGCGATCGTCGCATTCCCTGGCCGTTGCTGGATCCGCGTGAATGCGGGCAAAAAGTGGTCGAAGAGGCGAGTCAGGGGGCTGAAATTGCCCTGGTGTTCGGTCGTGAAGACTCGGGTCTGACCAATGATGAATTGCAGCGTTGTCATTTTCACGTTCATATTCCCTCGGACCCGGAATTCAGTTCGCTGAACCTGGGGGCTGCCGTACAGGTGCTGAGTTACGAGATCCGCATGTCCTGGCTTGCGGCTCAGGGTCAGCCGAGCAAGGTCGAGAAGGACGAAGTGGCTTCCACCAAGAGTGGTGAGCTGGCAACAATGGATGAGCTGGAGCGCTTTTATGAGCATCTGGAGCAGACGCTGGTGGCTATCGAGTTTCTTGATCCGGAAAAGCCGCGTCACCTGATGGCGCGCTTGCGTCGACTGTACGGGCGCAGCGCTGTCAGCCGTGCAGAGATGAACATTTTGCGTGGCATTCTCACTGAAACCCAAAAAGCAGCCCGTGGCGAGCTGCTCAAGCGCAAGGATTAA
- a CDS encoding glycine zipper 2TM domain-containing protein codes for MNKSLLVGAVLGAIGVTAGGAFATYSLVKGGPESAQVLAVVPVKQQIKTPREVCKDVTVTRQAPVKDQHQIVGSVIGAVAGGLLGNQIGGGSGKKIATVAGAVGGGYAGNKVQEGMQNRDTYTTTQTRCNTVNDISDKVVGYDVRYSLDGKEGKVRMDHEPGNEIPVGKDGRLILGQNGQ; via the coding sequence GTGAACAAGTCTTTGCTAGTGGGTGCTGTATTGGGTGCTATCGGTGTCACTGCCGGGGGTGCTTTTGCAACCTATAGCCTGGTTAAAGGCGGTCCTGAGTCTGCGCAAGTACTGGCTGTCGTGCCGGTCAAACAACAGATCAAAACACCTCGTGAGGTGTGCAAGGACGTGACGGTGACTCGTCAGGCGCCGGTCAAGGATCAGCATCAGATCGTGGGTAGCGTGATTGGTGCGGTGGCGGGCGGCTTGCTCGGCAACCAGATCGGTGGCGGTAGTGGCAAGAAAATCGCAACGGTCGCAGGTGCGGTCGGCGGCGGTTATGCCGGCAACAAGGTTCAGGAAGGCATGCAGAATCGTGACACTTACACCACGACTCAAACGCGCTGCAACACGGTCAACGACATCAGTGACAAGGTAGTCGGTTATGACGTGCGTTATTCGCTGGACGGTAAGGAAGGCAAGGTGCGGATGGATCACGAGCCGGGTAACGAAATACCGGTGGGCAAGGATGGTCGACTGATTCTGGGGCAGAACGGACAGTAA
- the hscB gene encoding co-chaperone HscB, which produces MGTPCHFALFELQPSFTLDLEQLATRYRELARGVHPDRFADASEREQRLALEQSASLNEAYQTLKSPPKRARYLLAMNGREMPLEVTVHDPEFLMQQMQWREELEDLQDSADMAGITAFKRRLKVAQDELNDSFAACWDDAAQREQAERLMRRMQFLDKLTYEVRQLEERLDD; this is translated from the coding sequence GTGGGTACTCCTTGTCATTTCGCCTTATTTGAACTGCAGCCGAGCTTCACGCTGGATCTCGAGCAGTTGGCTACGCGCTACCGTGAACTGGCGCGTGGTGTTCATCCCGACCGGTTTGCTGATGCTTCCGAGCGTGAGCAGCGTCTGGCGCTGGAGCAATCGGCCAGCCTCAACGAGGCCTACCAGACACTCAAGAGCCCACCCAAGCGCGCGCGGTACCTGCTTGCGATGAATGGGCGTGAGATGCCGCTGGAAGTGACCGTGCATGATCCCGAGTTTCTGATGCAGCAGATGCAATGGCGCGAAGAGCTTGAAGATTTGCAGGACAGTGCCGACATGGCCGGTATTACGGCATTCAAGCGTCGGCTGAAGGTCGCTCAGGATGAACTGAACGATAGCTTTGCTGCTTGTTGGGATGATGCTGCGCAACGTGAACAGGCCGAACGCCTGATGCGGCGCATGCAGTTCCTCGACAAGCTCACTTACGAAGTGCGCCAGTTAGAAGAGCGCCTCGACGATTAA
- the iscU gene encoding Fe-S cluster assembly scaffold IscU, which translates to MAYSEKVIDHYENPRNVGKMNAEDPDVGTGMVGAPACGDVMRLQIKVNEQGIIEDAKFKTYGCGSAIASSSLATEWMKGKTLDEAETIKNTQLAEELALPPVKIHCSVLAEDAIKAAVRDYKQKKGLI; encoded by the coding sequence ATGGCTTACAGCGAAAAGGTTATTGACCACTACGAAAACCCGCGCAACGTCGGCAAGATGAACGCGGAAGATCCAGATGTCGGCACCGGCATGGTCGGCGCGCCAGCGTGTGGTGACGTGATGCGTTTGCAAATCAAGGTTAACGAGCAGGGCATCATTGAAGACGCCAAGTTCAAGACCTATGGCTGTGGTTCGGCAATCGCTTCCAGCTCTCTGGCAACCGAGTGGATGAAGGGCAAGACTCTGGATGAAGCAGAGACCATCAAAAACACTCAGCTGGCTGAAGAACTGGCTTTGCCACCTGTGAAAATCCACTGCTCGGTACTCGCTGAAGACGCCATCAAGGCTGCTGTTCGCGACTACAAGCAGAAGAAAGGTTTGATCTGA
- the secF gene encoding protein translocase subunit SecF, producing the protein MLRTINFMGVRNIAFGVTVLLTVLALFSMFHKGMNYGLDFTGGTLIELTYEKPADLTKVRSELASAGFEDAVVQSFGATTDLLVRMPGDDPLLGNRVAEALGQADNTNPAVIKRVEFVGPQVGEELRDQGGLGMLMALGGIMIYLAFRFQWKFAVGAIASLVHDVIVTMGVLSFFQITFDLTVLAAVLAIIGYSLNDTIVVFDRVRENFRVLRKASLIDNINISTTQTLLRTMATSISTLLAIMALLVFGGDNLWGFSIALFVGVLAGTYSSIYIANVVLIWLNLSSEDLIPPVTSDKEIDDRP; encoded by the coding sequence ATGTTACGTACAATCAACTTCATGGGCGTTCGCAACATTGCGTTCGGCGTCACTGTACTGCTTACCGTGCTGGCCTTGTTCAGCATGTTCCACAAGGGTATGAACTACGGCCTGGACTTCACCGGCGGTACGCTCATCGAGCTGACCTACGAGAAGCCCGCTGACCTGACCAAGGTGCGTTCGGAGCTGGCTTCGGCCGGTTTCGAGGATGCCGTGGTGCAAAGCTTTGGTGCGACTACCGATCTGTTGGTGCGTATGCCGGGCGATGATCCTTTGCTGGGTAATCGCGTTGCAGAGGCTCTGGGGCAGGCGGACAACACCAACCCGGCGGTGATCAAGCGCGTCGAGTTCGTAGGGCCGCAGGTAGGTGAAGAACTGCGGGACCAGGGCGGCCTCGGCATGCTCATGGCCCTGGGCGGCATCATGATTTACCTGGCTTTCCGCTTTCAGTGGAAGTTTGCGGTCGGCGCGATTGCGTCCCTGGTGCATGACGTGATCGTCACCATGGGGGTGCTGTCGTTCTTCCAGATCACCTTCGACCTGACGGTGCTGGCGGCGGTGCTGGCGATCATCGGTTACTCGCTCAACGACACCATTGTGGTGTTTGACCGGGTGCGTGAGAACTTCCGGGTTCTGCGCAAGGCCAGTCTGATCGACAATATCAATATTTCGACCACGCAGACGCTGCTGCGTACCATGGCGACCTCGATCTCCACGTTGCTGGCGATCATGGCGCTGCTGGTCTTTGGTGGCGATAACCTGTGGGGCTTCTCGATTGCGCTGTTTGTGGGTGTATTGGCGGGTACTTACTCGTCGATCTACATTGCGAACGTGGTGCTGATCTGGCTGAACCTGAGCAGTGAGGATTTGATTCCTCCTGTGACCAGCGACAAGGAAATCGACGACCGTCCATGA
- the cysE gene encoding serine O-acetyltransferase: MFERLREDIQSVFHRDPAARNAFEVLTCYPGMHAIWIHRLSALLWGAGWKWLARLVSNFGRWLTGIEIHPGAKVGRRFFIDHGMGIVIGETAEIGNDVTLYQGVTLGGTSWNKGKRHPTLEDGVVVGAGAKVLGPFTVGAGAKVGSNAVVTKAVPAGATVVGIPGRIIVKNDDETEAKRKAMAEKIGFDAYGVGEDMPDPVARAIGQLLDHLQAVDGKLDGMCGALKDLGSPYCAQELPELREEDFACVKDEDESKAV; the protein is encoded by the coding sequence ATGTTCGAGCGTCTGCGTGAAGATATTCAGAGTGTTTTTCACCGTGATCCGGCTGCACGCAACGCGTTTGAGGTGCTGACGTGCTATCCGGGGATGCATGCCATCTGGATTCATCGTCTGTCTGCCTTGTTGTGGGGGGCTGGCTGGAAATGGCTGGCTCGCCTGGTCTCGAACTTTGGCCGCTGGCTGACCGGGATTGAGATTCACCCGGGTGCCAAGGTGGGGCGCCGCTTCTTCATAGATCACGGCATGGGCATTGTGATCGGTGAAACCGCCGAGATCGGCAATGACGTGACGCTGTATCAGGGGGTAACCCTGGGCGGTACCAGTTGGAACAAGGGTAAGCGTCACCCGACGCTGGAAGATGGCGTTGTGGTAGGTGCCGGGGCCAAGGTGCTGGGGCCGTTCACGGTGGGGGCTGGTGCCAAGGTTGGTTCCAATGCCGTGGTGACCAAGGCTGTGCCTGCCGGTGCGACGGTTGTGGGGATTCCGGGGCGTATCATTGTCAAAAATGATGATGAGACCGAGGCCAAGCGCAAGGCGATGGCAGAAAAAATCGGTTTTGATGCTTATGGCGTAGGCGAGGACATGCCGGATCCGGTGGCGCGTGCCATCGGTCAGTTGCTGGACCATTTGCAGGCGGTCGACGGCAAGCTCGACGGCATGTGTGGTGCGCTCAAGGATTTGGGCAGCCCTTACTGTGCCCAGGAGCTGCCTGAGCTGCGTGAAGAAGACTTTGCCTGCGTCAAGGATGAGGACGAAAGCAAGGCGGTCTGA
- the hscA gene encoding Fe-S protein assembly chaperone HscA has product MALLQIAEPGQSPQPHQRRLAVGIDLGTTNSLVAALRSGLSEPLADEQGKIILPSAVRYHADHVEVGESARLAASSDPFNTVLSVKRLMGRGLSDVKQLGEQLPYRFVGGESHMPFIDTVQGPKSPVEVSADILKVLRERAEKALGGELVGAVITVPAYFDDAQRQATKDAARLAGLNVLRLLNEPTAAAVAYGLDQHAEGLVAIYDLGGGTFDISILRLTGGVFEVLATGGDSALGGDDFDHAIASWIVEQAGLSADLDPGTQRKLLQIACAAKEALTGARSVSVAYGDWRTDLTREAFDALVEPMVARSLKACRRAVRDANVELEEVKAVVMVGGSTRVPRVREAVAEMFGREPLTDIDPDQVVAIGAAIQADTLAGNKRDGAELLLLDVIPLSLGLETMGGLMEKVIPRNTTIPVARAQDFTTYKDGQTAMMIHVLQGERELISDCRSLARFELRGIPPMVAGAAKIRVTFQVDADGLLNVSARELGSGVEASIQVKPSYGLTDGEIAKMLKDSFQHASDDKVARVLREQQVDAQRLIEAVQAALAVDGERLLDAEERMVIELQMQELSELMKGTDGYAIEQQTKRLSQVTDAFAARRMDLTVKAALSGRNLNEIEE; this is encoded by the coding sequence ATGGCCCTACTGCAGATCGCCGAACCCGGCCAAAGTCCTCAACCGCACCAGCGCCGTCTGGCTGTGGGGATTGACTTGGGCACTACCAATTCGTTGGTTGCTGCATTGCGCAGCGGCCTTTCCGAGCCTCTGGCTGACGAGCAGGGCAAAATCATTTTGCCCTCTGCTGTGCGCTATCACGCTGATCATGTCGAGGTCGGCGAGTCCGCGCGACTGGCGGCCTCCAGTGATCCTTTCAACACCGTGCTGTCGGTCAAGCGCTTGATGGGTCGTGGTCTTTCCGACGTCAAGCAATTGGGCGAGCAGTTGCCTTACCGTTTTGTCGGTGGTGAATCGCATATGCCGTTCATTGACACCGTGCAGGGGCCGAAAAGCCCGGTAGAGGTGTCCGCCGATATTCTGAAAGTGCTGCGTGAGCGTGCTGAAAAGGCCTTGGGCGGCGAGTTGGTGGGCGCGGTGATTACCGTTCCGGCGTATTTCGATGACGCGCAGCGTCAAGCGACCAAGGATGCTGCCCGGCTCGCTGGGCTGAATGTCCTGCGTCTGCTGAACGAGCCAACGGCCGCTGCTGTGGCATATGGTCTCGACCAGCATGCCGAAGGTCTTGTGGCCATCTATGACCTGGGGGGCGGCACATTCGACATCTCGATCTTGCGCCTGACTGGCGGTGTCTTTGAAGTATTGGCGACGGGCGGCGATAGCGCGCTTGGCGGCGATGACTTCGATCATGCGATTGCCAGCTGGATTGTTGAACAGGCCGGCTTGTCCGCCGACCTTGATCCGGGTACCCAGCGCAAGTTGTTGCAGATTGCCTGTGCGGCCAAGGAGGCGCTGACCGGTGCCCGCTCTGTATCCGTTGCTTATGGCGACTGGCGTACAGACCTGACCCGTGAAGCCTTTGACGCCCTTGTCGAACCGATGGTTGCGCGCAGTCTCAAGGCTTGCCGTCGCGCCGTGCGTGATGCCAATGTCGAGCTCGAAGAGGTCAAGGCGGTTGTGATGGTCGGCGGTTCGACCCGCGTACCGCGCGTTCGTGAGGCAGTTGCCGAGATGTTTGGTCGCGAGCCGTTGACCGATATCGATCCTGATCAAGTGGTTGCGATTGGTGCTGCGATTCAGGCCGATACCCTGGCGGGCAACAAGCGCGATGGCGCTGAGTTGCTCCTGCTGGATGTGATCCCGCTGTCGCTTGGCCTTGAGACCATGGGCGGGCTCATGGAAAAGGTCATTCCGCGCAACACCACGATTCCTGTGGCGCGAGCGCAGGATTTCACCACGTACAAAGATGGCCAGACGGCCATGATGATTCACGTGCTGCAAGGTGAGCGTGAGTTGATCAGCGACTGTCGTTCCCTGGCGCGCTTTGAGTTGCGCGGTATCCCGCCGATGGTGGCCGGTGCTGCGAAAATTCGTGTGACCTTCCAGGTGGATGCGGACGGCTTGCTCAATGTGTCGGCCCGTGAACTGGGGTCGGGGGTTGAGGCGAGTATCCAGGTCAAGCCTTCCTACGGGCTGACCGATGGCGAGATCGCCAAAATGCTCAAGGATTCGTTCCAGCACGCCAGTGACGACAAGGTCGCGCGCGTATTGCGTGAACAGCAAGTCGATGCTCAACGCCTGATTGAAGCCGTGCAAGCGGCCCTGGCGGTTGATGGCGAGCGTTTGCTGGATGCTGAAGAGCGCATGGTCATCGAGCTGCAAATGCAGGAATTGTCCGAACTGATGAAAGGCACCGATGGTTATGCCATCGAGCAGCAGACCAAGCGTCTGTCGCAAGTGACCGATGCCTTTGCTGCCCGCCGCATGGACTTGACCGTCAAGGCTGCTCTGTCCGGGCGCAACCTGAATGAAATCGAGGAGTAA
- a CDS encoding IscS subfamily cysteine desulfurase gives MKLPIYLDYSATTPVDPRVAQKMSDCLLVDGNFGNPASRSHVFGWKAEEAVENGRRQVADLVNADPREIVWTSGATEANNLAIKGAAHFYATKGKHLITDKIEHKAVLDTMRQLEREGFEVTYIEPGEDGLVTPAMVEAAMRDDTILVSIMHVNNEIGTVNDIAAIGELTRSRGVLFHVDAAQSTGKVEIDLAKLKVDLMSFSAHKTYGPKGIGALYVSRKPRVRIEATMHGGGHERGMRSGTLATHQIVGMGEAFRIAKEEMAAENVRIKALSDRFFKQVEHLEELYVNGSMIARVPHNLNLSFNYVEGESLIMALKDLAVSSGSACTSASLEPSYVLRALGRNDELAHSSIRFTFGRFTTEEEIDYAAQKVCEAVTKLRALSPLWDMYKDGIDISKIEWAAH, from the coding sequence ATGAAATTGCCGATTTACCTTGATTACTCAGCCACCACCCCGGTTGATCCGCGTGTTGCTCAAAAAATGAGCGACTGCTTGCTGGTTGACGGGAACTTCGGTAACCCTGCTTCCCGTTCTCACGTCTTCGGCTGGAAAGCTGAAGAAGCGGTCGAAAACGGTCGTCGTCAGGTTGCAGATCTGGTTAATGCCGATCCGCGTGAGATTGTCTGGACCTCCGGTGCGACCGAGGCGAACAACCTGGCAATCAAGGGTGCTGCGCATTTCTATGCCACCAAGGGCAAGCACCTGATCACCGACAAGATCGAACACAAGGCCGTTCTCGACACCATGCGCCAGCTGGAGCGTGAAGGCTTTGAAGTGACCTACATCGAGCCGGGCGAAGATGGCCTGGTGACTCCGGCGATGGTCGAAGCTGCGATGCGTGACGACACCATCCTGGTTTCGATCATGCATGTGAACAACGAAATTGGCACCGTCAACGACATCGCGGCCATTGGTGAGCTGACTCGCTCCCGCGGCGTGCTGTTCCATGTCGATGCAGCACAGTCCACCGGCAAGGTTGAAATCGACCTGGCCAAGCTGAAAGTCGACCTGATGTCCTTCTCGGCCCACAAGACTTATGGCCCTAAAGGCATTGGTGCACTGTACGTCAGCCGCAAGCCTCGCGTCCGTATCGAAGCCACCATGCACGGCGGCGGTCACGAACGTGGCATGCGTTCGGGTACTCTGGCGACCCACCAGATTGTCGGCATGGGTGAAGCATTCCGCATCGCCAAAGAAGAGATGGCGGCTGAAAACGTCCGTATCAAAGCCTTGAGCGACCGCTTCTTCAAGCAGGTAGAACACCTTGAAGAGCTGTATGTGAATGGCAGCATGATCGCGCGCGTTCCGCACAACCTGAACCTGAGCTTCAACTACGTTGAAGGCGAGTCGCTGATCATGGCGCTCAAGGATCTGGCAGTGTCGTCCGGCTCGGCTTGCACCTCGGCCTCCCTGGAGCCGTCCTACGTGTTGCGTGCCCTGGGCCGCAATGACGAGTTGGCTCACAGTTCGATTCGTTTCACCTTCGGTCGATTCACCACTGAAGAAGAGATCGATTACGCCGCGCAGAAGGTCTGCGAGGCTGTTACCAAGCTGCGCGCCTTGTCGCCGCTGTGGGACATGTACAAAGACGGCATCGACATTTCGAAAATCGAATGGGCGGCGCACTAA
- the suhB gene encoding type III secretion system regulator SuhB: MQPMLNIALRAARSASELIFRSIERLDTIKVDEKDAKDYVSEVDRAAEQKIIDALRKAYPTHGILGEETGMHPGSGEGEDYLWIIDPLDGTTNFLRGVPHFAVSIACKYRGRLEHAVVLDPVRQEEFTASRGRGAQLNGRRLRVSGRTSLEGALLGTGFPFRDNQMDNLDNYLGMFRSLVGQTAGIRRAGAASLDLAYVAAGRFDAFWESGLSEWDMAAGALLIQEAGGLVSDFTGSHDFLEKGHIVAGNTKCFKAVLTAIQPHLPASLKR; this comes from the coding sequence ATGCAGCCCATGCTGAATATCGCGCTGCGCGCCGCCCGCAGCGCCAGTGAATTGATTTTCCGCTCCATCGAGCGCCTGGATACCATCAAGGTTGACGAAAAAGACGCCAAGGATTACGTCTCTGAAGTCGATCGTGCTGCTGAACAGAAAATCATCGACGCCCTGCGCAAGGCTTACCCGACGCACGGCATCCTCGGTGAAGAAACCGGCATGCACCCAGGCAGCGGTGAAGGTGAAGACTACCTGTGGATCATCGACCCACTGGATGGCACTACCAACTTCCTGCGTGGCGTTCCACACTTCGCCGTCAGCATCGCCTGCAAATACCGCGGCCGCCTTGAGCACGCCGTCGTACTTGATCCGGTTCGCCAGGAAGAATTCACCGCCAGCCGCGGCCGTGGCGCCCAACTGAACGGTCGTCGCCTGCGTGTCAGCGGCCGTACCAGCCTTGAAGGCGCCCTGCTGGGTACCGGCTTCCCGTTCCGCGACAACCAGATGGACAACCTGGACAACTACCTGGGCATGTTCCGCAGCCTGGTAGGCCAGACTGCCGGTATCCGTCGCGCAGGCGCTGCCAGCCTGGACCTGGCCTACGTGGCCGCCGGTCGTTTTGATGCATTCTGGGAGTCGGGCCTGTCCGAGTGGGACATGGCTGCAGGCGCACTGCTGATCCAGGAAGCTGGCGGTCTCGTCAGCGACTTCACCGGCAGCCACGATTTCCTTGAAAAAGGCCACATCGTCGCCGGCAACACCAAGTGCTTCAAAGCCGTGCTGACCGCAATCCAGCCACACCTGCCGGCTTCGCTGAAACGCTAA
- the iscX gene encoding Fe-S cluster assembly protein IscX has product MSLKWVDVQEIAIQLSEAHPDVDPTRLNFVDLRKWVMDLPEFDDLPDRSGEKVLEAIQALWIEELD; this is encoded by the coding sequence ATGAGCCTGAAATGGGTTGATGTACAGGAAATCGCTATCCAGCTGTCCGAAGCTCATCCAGATGTCGATCCGACACGGCTGAACTTTGTAGATCTGCGTAAATGGGTAATGGATCTCCCTGAATTTGATGATCTTCCTGACCGAAGTGGGGAAAAAGTCCTCGAAGCAATTCAGGCACTCTGGATCGAAGAGTTGGACTGA